From Toxorhynchites rutilus septentrionalis strain SRP chromosome 2, ASM2978413v1, whole genome shotgun sequence, a single genomic window includes:
- the LOC129768453 gene encoding uncharacterized protein LOC129768453, whose product MDNSELVSLQAETENTEPSSSGAPAGGTVQASDLEQVNEPENILEKLKGDRIGDTMYSERFVLTTILKLPQLESNLAEQEDFEKDLCSLWDMTIEKDVVLFLLKHDVIELFVGLTEASNDFRLVEILLGIVGNMCCVDETHKVLYENKSLFLSICQFLDSSDTLVLVQLMRIITTVLDKSDDEQFGWFKVFREVDDMTEKLAFILKSTTNRELIEHTFEAVHSIVNRFTEAEVDYTHLVEFYKIFGKLCLIEGLMEGFKQIYPETLADNQFEEEYLTKKDLKIMQKFLDIQENFIINVNEVFENQIENIGYCIYRILIPLSSVNSLFPLSKAHVRIFVCVNSIYSAIIYHFHAGTFLTLIKIFEILSKEQEVAPKAPPPMDEESEDNDLEFDIQTALGEILETLYYMAEPIDSITIGNTLRSSSFNEAIIQRLCKAFREVMVGDSLLGRTCELLMASAQSVWAQRHT is encoded by the coding sequence ATGGATAATTCAGAGTTGGTGTCGCTGCAAGCAGAAACCGAAAATACAGAACCATCATCATCAGGAGCTCCCGCGGGTGGTACTGTGCAGGCGTCCGATCTGGAGCAAGTCAACGAACCGGAAAATATCCTGGAAAAGTTGAAGGGTGATCGAATTGGTGATACAATGTACAGCGAAAGATTTGTGCTGACCACGATCCTCAAGCTGCCCCAGCTGGAGAGCAATTTAGCCGAGCAGGAGGATTTTGAGAAGGATCTGTGCAGTCTGTGGGATATGACCATCGAGAAGGATGTGGTTCTATTCCTGCTGAAGCATGACGTTATCGAGCTGTTTGTTGGGCTGACAGAAGCTTCCAACGATTTCCGGCTGGTGGAGATTTTGCTGGGAATTGTTGGGAACATGTGCTGCGTTGATGAAACGCACAAAGTTCTCTACGAGAACAAGTCTCTGTTCTTGAGTATTTGCCAGTTTCTCGATTCCAGCGACACATTGGTTCTGGTTCAGTTGATGCGAATAATCACAACTGTTTTGGATAAATCAGATGACGAACAGTTCGGCTGGTTCAAGGTATTTCGGGAGGTAGATGACATGACGGAAAAGTTGGCATTCATACTGAAAAGTACGACTAACAGGGAGCTGATTGAACATACGTTTGAGGCGGTCCATTCGATTGTGAATCGATTCACGGAAGCAGAAGTGGATTATACGCATCTGGTTGAGTTCTATAAAATATTTGGTAAGCTATGCCTTATCGAAGGTCTGATGGAGGGATTCAAACAAATCTATCCGGAGACGTTAGCCGACAATCAGTTTGAGGAAGAATATCTGACGAAAAAAGATCTGAagataatgcagaaatttttggaCATTCAAGAGAATTTCATCATAAATGTGAATGAGGTTTTTGAGAATCAGATTGAAAATATTGGTTATTGCATCTATCGAATATTGATACCACTGAGCAGCGTGAATTCGCTCTTTCCGTTGTCCAAAGCGCACGTGAGAATTTTTGTCTGCGTGAATAGCATATACAGTGCAATAATTTATCATTTTCACGCGGGAACATTCCTCACACTCATCAAAATCTTCGAGATCCTTTCGAAAGAGCAAGAGGTGGCACCGAAGGCTCCGCCACCAATGGATGAGGAAAGTGAAGACAATGATCTTGAGTTCGACATTCAAACGGCGCTGGGGGAAATTCTCGAGACGCTTTATTATATGGCTGAGCCAATCGATAGCATTACTATCGGCAACACGTTGAGAAGCAGTTCGTTCAATGAAGCAATCATTCAGCGGCTTTGTAAGGCATTCAGGGAAGTGATGGTTGGAGATTCGCTACTTGGGAGAACCTGTGAATTGCTGATGGCTAGCGCTCAAAGTGTTTGGGCTCAGCGACATACGTGA